The following are from one region of the Mesorhizobium sp. B4-1-4 genome:
- a CDS encoding branched-chain amino acid ABC transporter permease, with the protein MTADTLSAILVSGIVLGSGYALMASGLSLVWTTLGIFNFAHGVLMTLGAYVAWTVSDSAGLNLGLAAGIAVTVAALIGVGILIERVIVRPFYSNRDILLITVMTTLAAMIFLQKGIQLLWGARLKQLQPLVAGNVRILNTTISAQETLVIVVAPLLLGALWLFLSRTRIGRGIRAVGQNPDAARLIGINVSQLFIVTFALSAVLAGLTGVLLGSVRLLTPEFGSDPLVKALIIVIFGGLGSLAGTIAAAYLMGLVEAALTFFIGIYWTPSMIFLMLIIVLLVRPQGLLGKVVR; encoded by the coding sequence ATGACCGCCGACACGCTGAGCGCCATCCTTGTAAGTGGGATCGTGCTGGGTTCGGGTTACGCATTGATGGCGAGTGGACTGTCACTCGTCTGGACAACACTCGGCATCTTCAATTTTGCGCATGGCGTGCTGATGACGCTGGGGGCCTATGTAGCATGGACGGTGTCGGACTCAGCCGGGCTGAATCTGGGCCTGGCTGCCGGTATTGCCGTCACCGTCGCTGCTCTGATCGGCGTCGGTATCCTGATCGAGCGCGTCATCGTTCGTCCCTTCTACAGCAACCGCGACATCCTGCTTATCACCGTGATGACCACGCTTGCAGCGATGATCTTCCTGCAAAAAGGGATTCAACTCCTTTGGGGGGCAAGGCTCAAGCAGCTTCAACCGCTCGTGGCAGGCAATGTGCGCATCCTGAACACCACGATCTCGGCTCAGGAAACGCTGGTTATCGTCGTGGCGCCGCTGTTGCTGGGTGCGCTATGGCTGTTTCTTAGCCGCACGCGCATTGGGCGCGGCATAAGGGCGGTCGGACAAAATCCTGACGCTGCTCGGCTCATCGGGATCAATGTCTCGCAGCTCTTCATCGTCACCTTCGCGCTGTCAGCCGTGCTTGCCGGATTGACAGGTGTGCTGCTTGGCTCGGTTCGCTTGCTGACACCAGAGTTCGGATCCGATCCTTTGGTGAAGGCTTTGATCATCGTCATCTTTGGCGGGCTCGGCTCATTGGCGGGAACGATCGCCGCGGCTTATCTGATGGGGCTGGTCGAGGCAGCGCTCACCTTCTTCATCGGCATCTACTGGACGCCCTCCATGATCTTCCTGATGTTGATCATCGTCCTTCTGGTGCGGCCGCAAGGCCTTCTTGGAAAGGTAGTTCGCTGA
- a CDS encoding alpha/beta hydrolase: protein MSKTNPGSLEAASTDLIDPDMALAMAKLADMVAADGGVPTTIEGDREQQARFAPFWNEGSPDVGSIIPLTIEGARGPLQARLYKNGPEHTPVALFMHGGGFVRGSLDHCDSICRRMVADSQLSVVSTTYSLAPEHPFPAAVEDIVKVMDWMFASAGDYGLDADRVSVCGGSAGAMLAMTSTLRRRDAGARLPVGMALFYGAYDITNTERQSYRLFGTGEFGMSKARVQNYYIPALVPAGTSPTDPYLAPLHADLNGLPPVWMGVAELDVLRDEQLEMADRLRAAGVPLELHRYEGHIHGFANRARLVPRANEAIRSAAQFLAALPRA, encoded by the coding sequence ATGTCCAAGACAAATCCAGGCAGCCTCGAAGCAGCATCCACCGACCTCATCGACCCTGACATGGCGCTGGCAATGGCAAAACTGGCGGATATGGTCGCAGCCGATGGAGGGGTCCCAACAACGATTGAAGGGGATCGCGAGCAACAAGCAAGGTTCGCGCCTTTCTGGAATGAGGGCTCTCCGGACGTAGGCTCGATAATACCCCTGACGATCGAAGGCGCGCGTGGGCCGCTTCAGGCTCGCCTCTACAAGAACGGCCCGGAACACACGCCGGTAGCGCTCTTCATGCATGGCGGCGGCTTCGTTCGCGGTTCGCTTGATCACTGCGACAGTATCTGCAGGCGCATGGTTGCCGATAGCCAACTGTCCGTGGTTTCCACCACATACAGCCTCGCTCCGGAACATCCCTTTCCCGCCGCTGTCGAAGACATCGTCAAGGTGATGGACTGGATGTTCGCCTCAGCAGGCGATTACGGGCTCGATGCCGACCGGGTTTCAGTCTGCGGTGGCTCGGCGGGAGCAATGCTTGCCATGACCTCCACTCTGCGCCGCCGCGATGCTGGCGCACGGCTCCCCGTCGGCATGGCCCTCTTTTACGGCGCATACGACATCACCAACACGGAAAGGCAGAGCTATCGCCTATTCGGGACCGGCGAGTTCGGAATGTCCAAAGCGCGCGTCCAGAACTATTATATTCCTGCATTGGTTCCCGCAGGCACGTCTCCGACCGATCCCTACCTTGCCCCTTTGCATGCCGATCTGAATGGCTTGCCGCCAGTCTGGATGGGTGTGGCTGAACTGGACGTGCTGCGCGACGAGCAACTGGAAATGGCCGACCGTCTTCGAGCAGCGGGCGTGCCGCTCGAGCTTCACCGATATGAGGGACATATTCATGGATTCGCCAATCGGGCTCGCCTTGTCCCCCGGGCCAATGAGGCTATCCGCAGTGCTGCGCAATTTCTAGCTGCTTTGCCGAGAGCCTGA
- the phnF gene encoding phosphonate metabolism transcriptional regulator PhnF, which translates to MTAKAFWSLESMERDGINLWRQIGETLAEEIETGILAAGDRLPPSTDLAGRFGVNQHTVLRAISHLQSEGLVRIERGRGTYVSDIIPYRLGRRTRFEENLRDLDRAPKRGLLSVAEIKAPPTVATNLGLQPGESVAHIIVLAIANDVPISVNNNFFAVSRLPGIAGAYKAEAARPNSDLATQSILAGFGITDFERRKIRIRGREATLDEMRHLRMPPEERVFEVEVLNVDATGKPIVFGQTSFCLSRVEFVWDFGAGDLS; encoded by the coding sequence ATGACAGCGAAGGCATTCTGGAGTTTGGAATCAATGGAACGAGACGGCATCAATCTGTGGCGGCAGATCGGCGAGACGCTTGCAGAGGAGATTGAAACGGGTATTCTCGCAGCGGGTGACCGGCTGCCCCCCAGTACCGACCTCGCTGGTCGTTTTGGGGTCAATCAGCACACGGTTTTGCGTGCAATATCACATCTGCAAAGCGAGGGGCTGGTTCGCATCGAACGTGGTCGGGGCACCTATGTTTCCGATATTATTCCGTACCGCCTCGGGCGTCGCACACGGTTCGAGGAGAATTTGAGAGATTTGGACCGGGCGCCGAAACGCGGGCTGCTTTCTGTTGCCGAAATCAAAGCGCCGCCAACTGTTGCAACCAACCTTGGACTTCAGCCGGGAGAGAGCGTGGCACACATTATCGTTCTCGCCATCGCGAACGATGTACCCATTAGTGTCAACAACAATTTCTTTGCCGTCTCGCGGCTTCCGGGGATTGCAGGCGCCTACAAAGCTGAGGCAGCTCGTCCCAATTCGGATCTCGCAACGCAATCGATCCTGGCCGGTTTTGGCATTACCGATTTCGAGCGTCGCAAGATCCGTATTCGCGGCCGGGAAGCAACCCTGGACGAAATGCGTCATTTACGCATGCCACCGGAGGAACGTGTCTTCGAGGTCGAGGTCCTCAATGTCGATGCTACTGGGAAGCCGATTGTGTTCGGTCAGACGAGTTTTTGCTTGAGCCGCGTGGAGTTCGTATGGGATTTTGGGGCGGGCGATCTTTCCTAG
- a CDS encoding branched-chain amino acid ABC transporter permease, translated as MIAALLVPMVVHDTYIRHLFIIAFIYGVVAASWDVTLGYGGIFNFAHVSFFGIGVYATGLTAKLLGLDPWLAMLFGGVAASAAAVIVAVPVVRLQGVYVVLVTFAFSQLVLQLVISQSQVTGGTQGMVRVPTLWLPGYNFLRDYKFGYYYVALGLLVITTICLRWLVRSNFGLSIKALRDSEDYAVSRGIPIAWQRLKALVASAFFPGVAGGLYAVYLRVASPEIFDFSTSSLILSMVLVGGISSIYGPIVAAFLLTFLSEGLANINNFAEGRFMVVAAAMVIVLLFFPKGLASALPTHFAKKSPGKASAPATRLERV; from the coding sequence GTGATCGCCGCGCTTCTCGTGCCCATGGTCGTCCACGACACCTACATTCGGCATCTGTTCATCATCGCGTTCATCTATGGTGTCGTCGCGGCGAGCTGGGATGTCACTTTGGGGTATGGAGGCATCTTCAACTTCGCCCACGTGTCATTCTTCGGCATCGGCGTCTATGCAACCGGGCTGACGGCAAAGCTTCTTGGCCTCGATCCGTGGCTGGCCATGCTGTTCGGAGGAGTCGCCGCGTCCGCCGCCGCGGTCATAGTTGCTGTTCCGGTCGTCCGGCTCCAGGGCGTCTATGTGGTTCTGGTCACCTTCGCCTTCAGCCAGCTCGTGCTCCAGCTGGTGATCAGCCAGTCGCAAGTCACCGGGGGAACCCAAGGCATGGTCAGAGTTCCGACGCTCTGGCTTCCCGGCTATAACTTCCTGCGCGACTACAAGTTTGGCTACTACTACGTTGCCCTTGGCCTTCTGGTGATCACGACCATCTGTTTGCGTTGGCTGGTTCGCTCCAATTTCGGGCTTTCGATCAAGGCCCTGCGCGATAGCGAGGATTACGCCGTATCGCGTGGAATCCCAATCGCCTGGCAGAGACTGAAAGCCTTGGTCGCCAGCGCTTTCTTCCCTGGGGTGGCCGGGGGATTGTACGCAGTCTACCTGCGCGTGGCCTCGCCCGAAATCTTCGACTTCTCGACCTCATCGCTGATTTTGAGCATGGTGCTGGTCGGAGGCATCTCCAGCATCTATGGCCCCATAGTTGCGGCTTTCTTGCTGACCTTCCTTTCGGAAGGCCTCGCAAACATCAACAACTTCGCCGAGGGCCGTTTCATGGTGGTTGCGGCCGCCATGGTCATCGTTCTCCTGTTCTTTCCCAAAGGCCTGGCCTCGGCCTTGCCCACACATTTCGCCAAGAAGTCCCCAGGAAAAGCGTCGGCTCCGGCCACACGGCTTGAGAGGGTGTGA
- a CDS encoding extracellular solute-binding protein produces the protein MHLTRRQLMATGVASAAALATPGILKAEERLTITISHGAPLYLALLAELSGNFAADNPGIAVKFAADGDNWDPLLNNTLRASVVGSLPDATWQSLTYAGILANRKIAQPLNPFFENEIGNLLAMGLSRPMIEATTHGDNVFCLPYGTTIPIVYCNMDLLRKAGYSKPQPPSSWDEIHEIGLKAAALGGNINGGYIEYTSTNAWIFQNLLASYGGRMMNDAQNAVAFDSAEGLESLQTLSRFGDISTTDMTVDQARQAFNAGVTAIHVRTASGTTSVAKAAAGHFDLAVAQFPLPNPKGRLVGAGHGFFMFTKDPARQKVVWEFMKYAASPKGQMILAKNSGYMPINLHALNDPSFLDQYFKINPFHRSVVERLAITGDQFAFPSDNTVKIVQMMADEMHDVVTHRTKPEAALDRMATQARKLLG, from the coding sequence ATGCATTTGACCCGCAGACAATTGATGGCGACTGGAGTTGCCTCGGCGGCCGCCTTGGCAACGCCTGGTATTCTCAAAGCCGAAGAGAGACTGACCATAACGATCAGCCACGGAGCGCCACTCTACCTGGCCCTGCTCGCCGAGCTCAGCGGCAATTTTGCCGCTGACAATCCCGGGATAGCTGTGAAATTCGCCGCTGATGGCGACAATTGGGATCCGCTGCTCAACAATACGCTACGTGCATCCGTTGTCGGATCTCTTCCGGACGCGACCTGGCAGTCGCTGACTTACGCTGGAATTCTTGCCAACCGCAAGATTGCTCAACCGCTCAATCCGTTTTTCGAAAACGAAATCGGGAATCTTCTGGCCATGGGTCTTTCGCGACCGATGATCGAGGCGACGACGCACGGCGATAATGTATTCTGCCTGCCCTACGGAACAACGATCCCGATCGTTTATTGCAATATGGATCTGCTCCGCAAGGCCGGCTATTCCAAGCCGCAGCCGCCTAGCAGCTGGGACGAAATTCACGAGATCGGCCTTAAAGCCGCGGCGTTGGGTGGGAATATTAATGGCGGGTACATCGAGTATACCTCCACCAACGCATGGATATTTCAGAATTTGCTTGCCTCTTATGGCGGGCGAATGATGAACGATGCTCAGAATGCCGTCGCTTTCGATAGTGCGGAAGGATTGGAATCGCTTCAAACACTCTCTCGTTTCGGCGATATCAGCACGACCGACATGACGGTCGACCAGGCGCGCCAGGCCTTCAATGCCGGTGTGACGGCCATACATGTCCGCACCGCAAGCGGAACGACATCGGTTGCCAAGGCTGCGGCTGGTCATTTTGATCTCGCCGTGGCGCAATTTCCATTGCCAAACCCGAAAGGTCGTCTTGTCGGCGCCGGGCACGGCTTCTTCATGTTTACCAAAGACCCAGCCAGGCAGAAGGTCGTGTGGGAGTTCATGAAGTATGCTGCAAGCCCTAAGGGGCAGATGATCCTGGCTAAGAATTCCGGTTACATGCCGATCAACCTGCATGCGCTCAATGATCCGAGCTTCCTCGACCAGTATTTCAAGATCAACCCGTTCCACCGTTCGGTCGTCGAGCGGCTGGCGATCACGGGTGACCAGTTCGCCTTTCCCAGCGATAACACGGTCAAAATCGTGCAAATGATGGCAGACGAAATGCACGATGTCGTGACGCATCGGACCAAGCCAGAGGCGGCTCTGGATCGAATGGCGACGCAAGCTCGTAAGCTACTGGGCTAG
- a CDS encoding phytanoyl-CoA dioxygenase family protein gives MSNKQVEQYNNDGYVCPIRALTPEEAENFRNRMDALEASEPDLWSRSKIKPHLMMTWFNELIRHPKILDAVEDVLGPDILAWATGHFDKKPRDPGFVSWHQDATYWGLSEPSVVTAWVALTPSRHENGCMRVIPGTHTTGQLPHKDTVNQHNLLSRGQDVEVQVDEARAVDLELQPGEISLHHTMLIHGSEPNHSDTRRLGITIRYVAAHVRQTSGFKDSATLVRGIDRYGHFLTEPQPTQDFDPPVVAFYNDIVGEIRSRKEAIAAQAKSAGS, from the coding sequence TTGAGCAATAAGCAAGTCGAACAATACAACAACGATGGTTATGTCTGCCCCATCCGCGCCCTGACGCCCGAAGAAGCGGAGAATTTCCGCAACAGGATGGACGCGTTGGAAGCGAGTGAGCCGGATCTGTGGAGCCGCTCCAAGATCAAGCCGCACCTGATGATGACATGGTTCAACGAATTGATCCGCCATCCGAAGATCCTTGACGCCGTCGAGGATGTGCTCGGTCCAGACATTCTTGCCTGGGCAACCGGCCATTTCGACAAGAAACCACGTGATCCGGGTTTCGTTTCCTGGCATCAGGACGCCACCTACTGGGGCCTCTCGGAGCCCAGTGTCGTGACCGCCTGGGTGGCTTTGACGCCAAGCCGACATGAAAATGGCTGCATGCGTGTTATTCCAGGCACGCATACCACGGGGCAGTTGCCGCATAAAGATACGGTCAACCAGCACAACCTTCTCAGCCGAGGTCAGGATGTTGAAGTCCAGGTCGACGAGGCTAGAGCCGTCGATCTCGAACTGCAGCCGGGCGAGATTTCGCTACATCATACAATGTTGATCCATGGATCGGAGCCCAACCACTCCGATACGCGTCGCCTTGGGATCACCATTCGCTATGTTGCCGCGCACGTCCGCCAGACGAGCGGCTTCAAGGACAGCGCGACTCTGGTGCGGGGTATAGACCGATACGGCCATTTCTTGACCGAACCGCAACCGACCCAGGATTTCGATCCGCCGGTTGTCGCCTTCTACAATGACATCGTCGGCGAAATCCGCAGCCGCAAGGAGGCAATCGCAGCACAGGCCAAATCCGCCGGTTCGTGA
- a CDS encoding succinylglutamate desuccinylase/aspartoacylase family protein, which yields MSRTKIWTEIDIDAVGKQVGYFRLPLAVHDRSGDDASYNYEPIPIVTIRNGVGPSVLLMAGNHGNEYEGQVLLMKLIRLLEPKDIRGRIIILPAANAPAVRADRRNSPIDDGNLNRQFPGDANGSPTAMIAHLIESEILPRVQYAFDFHSGSLSAEYLPVGVIARSPDPARFAHSLDYLKAFGMPVSMVIQHSTGGDGALIGACRRAGVYHLSTELGGGGTILPDAVSLAEHGLARLLHHIGILSEPMTEQAAPSTRILHRVPAANYIYAANTERGLFEPIVKLGEEIRAGQVVGRIHFTTVPWREPEPVIATAGGVVLCRRIPARTGLGDCLFALGRDWDPMSA from the coding sequence ATGTCGCGGACTAAGATCTGGACTGAAATTGATATCGACGCTGTCGGCAAGCAGGTGGGATATTTTCGCCTGCCTCTCGCTGTTCACGATCGATCGGGAGATGACGCGAGTTACAACTACGAGCCGATCCCGATTGTCACGATCCGCAACGGAGTCGGGCCGAGCGTGTTGCTGATGGCGGGCAACCACGGCAACGAATATGAGGGGCAAGTCTTGCTGATGAAGCTGATCCGCCTCCTCGAGCCGAAGGATATTCGCGGGCGGATCATCATTCTTCCGGCCGCGAACGCACCTGCCGTGCGAGCCGATCGCCGCAATTCGCCAATCGACGATGGTAATCTCAACCGGCAGTTCCCCGGTGATGCGAACGGGTCTCCGACGGCGATGATCGCCCATCTGATCGAAAGTGAAATACTGCCGCGGGTACAATATGCCTTTGACTTCCATTCCGGCAGCCTTAGTGCGGAATATCTACCCGTCGGGGTCATTGCCCGTTCGCCGGATCCCGCTCGTTTCGCTCACTCGCTCGACTACCTAAAAGCATTCGGAATGCCTGTCAGCATGGTCATCCAACATTCGACCGGTGGTGACGGGGCGCTGATCGGTGCCTGCCGCAGAGCAGGGGTCTACCACCTGTCAACCGAACTCGGCGGCGGTGGTACTATTTTGCCCGATGCCGTTTCGCTCGCCGAACACGGCCTTGCCCGCCTGCTGCACCATATTGGTATTTTAAGCGAGCCTATGACTGAGCAAGCGGCGCCATCCACACGCATATTGCACCGCGTACCCGCAGCCAATTACATCTATGCCGCCAACACGGAGCGTGGCTTGTTTGAGCCAATAGTCAAGCTTGGCGAGGAAATCCGCGCAGGGCAGGTGGTGGGGCGAATCCACTTCACAACAGTTCCGTGGCGCGAACCTGAACCCGTAATCGCGACAGCCGGCGGTGTCGTCCTATGTCGCCGCATTCCAGCTCGTACCGGTCTCGGCGATTGCCTGTTCGCCCTGGGCCGAGATTGGGATCCCATGTCCGCCTAG
- a CDS encoding ABC transporter substrate-binding protein, giving the protein MLERLVFSLCLLLGVMSSNAHAVTVEVLAGALSTPPQLIDAFKSEHPEIELKLRPPVTDYDDLTQRLLRDGISGTLPDVIFQGYNRSGLTVQRRLAVPLSSFIERDKNWVDRSYQATSDDLCRHNDRVYGLPFIISVPVLYYNTELVRQAGEDPDHLPQTWEEIAALAAKITALGGHRIGGFFDYAAAGNWTFMAVLNSQGGRIMSADGRHVAFNGPEGMRALDVVQMFAKAGQVDMARDQVYQAFSSGTIGVLLTSSGFLKSLLKQAKFEVRTAAIPIGENGWLPAGGNCMMMTASDPERQKAAWTFMKFMAGAKAQKLMFDTTGYVPGNRLAVADLEKTADPADPRMTSVRASARSGEWQSFPGDNSLRITEVITSYLQQVATLQRNPDETIKLMTNDVQSLLPR; this is encoded by the coding sequence ATGTTGGAACGGCTAGTGTTCTCCCTTTGCCTGCTGCTCGGCGTGATGAGCAGCAACGCCCATGCGGTCACCGTCGAGGTCCTTGCTGGAGCACTTTCTACACCACCCCAGCTCATCGATGCGTTCAAGTCGGAGCATCCAGAGATTGAACTCAAGTTGCGTCCGCCGGTGACCGATTATGACGATCTCACGCAGCGTTTGTTGCGGGACGGTATTTCGGGGACGCTGCCCGACGTCATTTTCCAAGGCTACAATCGTTCCGGCTTGACGGTCCAACGCAGACTTGCGGTACCTCTGTCTTCATTTATCGAGAGAGACAAAAACTGGGTAGACCGCAGCTACCAAGCGACGTCAGATGATCTCTGCCGCCACAATGACAGAGTCTATGGACTGCCGTTCATTATTTCCGTGCCCGTTCTCTATTACAACACCGAACTCGTGCGCCAAGCGGGTGAAGACCCTGATCACCTACCGCAAACATGGGAGGAGATCGCTGCTCTGGCAGCAAAGATAACAGCACTCGGCGGTCATCGGATCGGGGGATTCTTCGACTACGCAGCCGCCGGAAATTGGACCTTCATGGCGGTCCTTAATTCGCAAGGCGGAAGGATCATGTCCGCTGACGGCCGCCACGTGGCATTCAACGGCCCGGAAGGAATGAGAGCGCTCGACGTCGTACAGATGTTCGCGAAAGCGGGGCAGGTCGACATGGCTCGAGATCAGGTTTATCAGGCCTTCTCGTCCGGCACGATCGGTGTTCTGCTGACCTCCAGCGGCTTCCTGAAAAGTCTCCTCAAACAGGCCAAGTTCGAGGTCCGAACGGCGGCCATCCCAATAGGGGAAAATGGATGGTTACCCGCAGGCGGCAATTGCATGATGATGACTGCGAGCGATCCTGAGCGGCAAAAGGCCGCCTGGACGTTCATGAAGTTCATGGCCGGCGCCAAGGCGCAGAAGCTGATGTTCGACACGACAGGTTATGTTCCCGGCAATCGCCTGGCTGTAGCGGATCTTGAAAAGACGGCCGATCCGGCCGATCCGCGGATGACATCCGTGCGCGCGTCTGCCAGATCCGGCGAGTGGCAGTCCTTCCCGGGAGACAACTCCTTACGCATCACAGAAGTCATTACTTCGTATCTCCAGCAGGTCGCAACTCTGCAACGTAATCCGGATGAGACGATAAAATTGATGACCAACGACGTTCAGAGTCTTTTGCCGAGATGA
- a CDS encoding PLP-dependent aminotransferase family protein: MNFQSVELPIARLEQHYIPPLGLLNMSGNLPPQVAHVFDSEYRAAIEAVLAVNSPMSLIGAHQFRGVERDRSAGAVFTARRLPAVPDADRIIVTNGTQSALNMLIANIVGVGGTLAVEEYTYPTIRQIADLLNLKICSVAMDDEGILPDAYEAVCRASRPAALYAQPTMHNPTTGTMSVERREKIAEISRRFSVAIFEDDIYSLLPANLPPPLSAYAPELSWYVLGTAKSLAAAFKVAYVVAPSPEAAKARFWPGDRSTYWMCAPINAATLSQLIGDGGVDRIIDAVRSETRIRQQMVANRLSRADYRALPEGLQVWMTLPAQHPKNEFANRLRDRGISISTAEGYYFGQGQAPNIIRFGTGTPPTRAEFERGLDAIAQVYQDIG, translated from the coding sequence ATGAACTTTCAGTCAGTTGAATTGCCAATCGCCAGGTTGGAACAGCACTATATTCCTCCACTTGGCCTGCTGAATATGAGTGGCAACTTGCCACCTCAGGTGGCGCACGTGTTCGACAGTGAATATCGAGCCGCCATCGAGGCCGTGCTTGCGGTTAACTCACCGATGAGCCTCATTGGAGCCCACCAGTTTCGCGGCGTTGAACGCGATCGGTCCGCCGGGGCGGTCTTCACGGCTCGCCGCCTGCCGGCGGTGCCGGATGCAGACCGGATCATCGTCACCAATGGTACCCAGAGCGCGCTCAATATGCTGATCGCCAATATCGTTGGGGTCGGCGGCACATTGGCGGTTGAGGAATATACTTATCCTACTATTCGCCAGATAGCCGATTTGCTGAATCTCAAAATCTGCAGCGTGGCAATGGATGACGAAGGCATTCTGCCGGACGCCTATGAAGCTGTCTGCCGCGCGTCTCGCCCGGCTGCTCTCTATGCCCAGCCGACAATGCACAATCCGACGACCGGCACCATGTCCGTCGAGCGGCGTGAAAAGATCGCTGAAATTTCTCGCCGTTTTAGCGTCGCAATCTTCGAGGACGACATCTATAGCCTGTTGCCGGCCAATCTGCCGCCACCGCTTTCGGCCTATGCGCCTGAGCTTTCCTGGTACGTGCTTGGCACCGCAAAAAGCCTGGCCGCCGCATTCAAGGTTGCCTATGTCGTTGCGCCTTCCCCAGAAGCCGCTAAGGCCCGCTTTTGGCCGGGAGACCGTTCCACGTACTGGATGTGCGCTCCCATCAACGCCGCCACGCTTAGCCAGCTTATCGGAGATGGCGGCGTGGACCGGATTATCGACGCCGTACGGTCCGAGACACGTATCCGCCAGCAGATGGTCGCCAATCGGCTCTCCCGCGCTGACTATCGTGCGCTTCCAGAGGGGCTGCAGGTTTGGATGACCCTGCCGGCGCAACATCCCAAGAATGAATTCGCCAACAGATTGCGCGATCGCGGCATCTCGATCAGCACGGCAGAGGGCTACTATTTCGGACAAGGTCAGGCTCCGAACATCATCCGTTTCGGCACAGGCACGCCACCCACGCGCGCGGAATTCGAGCGCGGGCTCGATGCGATCGCGCAGGTCTATCAGGATATAGGGTGA
- a CDS encoding alkaline phosphatase family protein, which translates to MTDPKFLIVSFDGLRPDLIDSVQTPNIARLQRLGATLAAQRTVYPSETRVAFPSLVTGATSSRHGMVGNKYVDRATAPQRYVDTADAVLLDRINRESGGALMSAATLGEILGRVGRSMAVLATNTPGTTRFFHHKAEEFGHIRLSGHFPEACTPGDVLAEVEQRFGSLPPVPPQGEPDIEAQTLITSIFLDYLWPKHAPDVTVLSYGEPDTASHFNGTGGVKTRQAIAHCDAEFGRLLDWWEAEGMAAGVQIIALSDHGHITAHTRVSVAGSLKASGFAPAAAPGAGVDVVVVPGQVGALYLADRSPNQITRLVETLIEQPWAGPIFTAAKNEVEGLAPGSFASHLVFADHARAPDVYFAFRADDSVDEFGLIGGTFYDNDRRPGLGVHGGLHPKELASVGIVAGSAFLGKGHVSAVPSGICDIAPTILSLTGMAIPDSMTGRTLTEVLAGGVRSVDISVVGAPQVFETGLNGYSQQLRRTNVGGTVYLDGGWAETRSGTTSSTKRPAEA; encoded by the coding sequence ATGACCGATCCTAAATTTCTAATTGTTAGCTTCGATGGTCTACGGCCTGACCTGATTGACTCGGTTCAGACGCCCAATATTGCCCGATTGCAGCGGCTTGGCGCAACCCTTGCGGCACAGCGTACCGTTTATCCGAGCGAAACCCGGGTGGCCTTCCCGAGCTTGGTCACCGGTGCTACCTCCAGCCGCCATGGCATGGTCGGAAACAAATATGTCGACAGGGCCACGGCGCCGCAGCGCTATGTCGATACCGCCGATGCCGTCCTGCTTGATCGCATCAACCGTGAGAGCGGCGGTGCGCTGATGAGCGCCGCGACGCTCGGCGAGATCTTGGGACGGGTCGGCAGGAGCATGGCGGTCCTGGCTACCAACACGCCGGGAACCACCCGCTTTTTCCATCACAAGGCTGAGGAGTTCGGCCATATCCGCCTGTCGGGGCATTTTCCAGAAGCCTGCACGCCAGGTGATGTGTTGGCGGAGGTTGAGCAGCGTTTCGGCTCCCTGCCACCGGTGCCGCCGCAAGGCGAGCCAGATATCGAGGCCCAGACGCTGATCACTTCGATATTCCTCGATTATCTGTGGCCGAAGCACGCGCCGGATGTAACCGTCCTTTCTTATGGGGAGCCGGATACAGCCTCGCATTTCAACGGCACGGGCGGAGTTAAAACTCGCCAGGCAATTGCCCATTGCGATGCCGAGTTCGGCCGGCTGCTCGACTGGTGGGAAGCCGAGGGAATGGCCGCCGGCGTCCAGATCATTGCGCTGTCCGATCACGGTCACATCACCGCTCATACGCGGGTTTCGGTCGCCGGCAGTTTGAAAGCTTCCGGCTTCGCCCCGGCCGCGGCACCGGGGGCGGGCGTGGATGTCGTCGTCGTGCCGGGGCAGGTCGGTGCGCTCTATCTCGCTGACCGTTCGCCGAACCAGATCACCCGGTTGGTCGAGACGCTGATCGAGCAGCCTTGGGCCGGCCCGATCTTTACGGCCGCAAAGAACGAAGTTGAAGGCCTGGCGCCGGGCAGCTTCGCCAGCCATCTGGTCTTTGCCGATCATGCACGAGCGCCGGACGTCTACTTCGCCTTTCGCGCCGACGATAGCGTGGACGAATTCGGGCTGATCGGCGGTACATTCTACGACAATGACAGGCGGCCGGGTCTTGGCGTCCACGGCGGCCTGCACCCAAAGGAGCTTGCCTCCGTCGGTATCGTCGCGGGCTCGGCGTTCCTGGGCAAGGGCCATGTCTCCGCCGTGCCCTCTGGCATCTGTGACATCGCCCCGACCATCCTATCGCTTACCGGCATGGCCATTCCCGACAGCATGACCGGCAGAACCCTCACCGAAGTGCTCGCCGGCGGCGTCAGGTCCGTCGATATCTCCGTCGTCGGCGCTCCGCAAGTCTTCGAGACTGGCCTGAACGGCTATTCTCAGCAGCTGCGGCGCACCAATGTCGGCGGCACGGTCTACCTCGATGGCGGATGGGCCGAAACGAGATCCGGAACCACTTCCTCGACGAAGCGACCTGCAGAAGCGTGA